The Anastrepha ludens isolate Willacy chromosome 2, idAnaLude1.1, whole genome shotgun sequence genome contains a region encoding:
- the LOC128864486 gene encoding HEAT repeat-containing protein 5B isoform X4, whose protein sequence is MENLPNFARTPQFLRKVITEARRSFIRNDDHDTSHIDEADTENGAEPYIDEMELSHSLTLNEGALKQLPEQKRPVFVFEWLRYLEKVLPVAQKSDIKGCQKKLVQQLTEHIHGSPGPPTRKLIASCLATLFSVGDTFMLFDTVNACNDILKNKDDSPSYLPTKLAAICVLGSMYEKLGRMMGRSYEETVQILIRTLRNAESQARAEIMITLEKVCAGMGTAISNVHKDIYKATKHCLTDRVMAVRVAAAKCVLEMINHAPFLYQTELESLASLCFRAFDGSNYEVRCAVAKLLGTLLAFTQQPPEGSNKKPGQSISTKNQARTVSLDEALGILMSGFLRGGVSFLKGTGEIIKGSSSVNREVRVGVTHSYVVFVQFMGSVWLERNLSTFLMHVLDLVANPKAASSHVDAVYSRKCINFILRSIIGKMLGEKAQTSACKELIHIVAKQMNSIDFNPENAKDSNQETLFSQHLLVCALQELGSLVLGLGTTAQSLLHDHTLNSIDATCAVLVHPCAAARLAAAWCLRCFCVAVPSQITPLIDRFVDAIEQMRSSPEAIAGYSAALASILGSVRYSPLGIPHTKGKVVFNTAEELLRSASQNSRMSLNRTQAGWLLIGAIMTLGSPVVKGLLPRMLLLWRNSFPRSNKELESEKARGDAFTWQVTLEGRAGALSVMHSFLLNCPDLVTEDITRRLLTPIESALAMLVNLSSVLKSYGTQLKAPAAMVRLRLYETLSLLPPNVLESSYTHLLRMLVAEFTLSENPANTTNSLLRALCHGDDSIILGTWLQETDHRTIEDQLQPNSAAGSGALEHDHCCLYRPPIGGLVGTAAIVAVSNAHVNKVDQCPGPLPLGVAVIDMSVTLFGLIFPKVANKHRLQMLEHFAECIRQAKSSRQEAVQMNIFTAMLSGLKGLTDSKSGIGQEDVKKSATNLVVAALVSTNSTLRCAAGEAIGRMAQVVGDSRFTAELAQNSFDKLKSARDVVTRTGHSLALGCLHRYVGGMGSSHHLNTSVSILLALAQDISSPVVQVWSLYALALIADSGGPMFRGYVEATLSLCLKLLLAVPQSNVDVHQCIGRVLNALITTVGPELQSNNGVVGAMRSSFLCASAIMQAHTDPLVQAEATGCLQQLHLFGPKYVNLSSLVPTLVKTLSSNYLMLRKAAVSCLRQLSQREAKEVCELALTMTPEQCPGITITEYGLPGVLFAMLDTETDAEMLKNIHDTLTSMLQMLASDNLSSWLSLCKNVLTVAVEGTSLQDETSGIKNDAINSKSSGSNDNANRGERDDDDDEEEDYDDVTEYHAEENTSTHPAVQPRWPTRVFAAQCVRKIIATCEAANPIHLDLIQAKEMQMIKSRGDYLILHLAELIRMSFMAATSDSDQLRLEGLRTLQEIIDRFANVPEPEFPGHLLLEQFQAQVGAALRPAFSPDTPSHVTAAACEVCSAWIGSGVARDLNDLRRVHHLLVSSLDKLHTKTNSTQLYNESMATLEKLSILKAWAEVYIVAMIGNGSAPASLLQKKLTSSNAITPLTSGLDLDGADAAGGDFGDFESRGESLLNLVKPELGNLSTHWLAAMKDHALLLLPAEFQSQLPHDGGAFYTTDTINSSKPHYLSSWPPILYAASLWLKDEGFAAYANTSATGTDGAAYETNNNISHGSLSADRFHMVFGICMEALCSTRTSEKPKNVISCLQSLYTIFDSDWARKQLIKNKTLIIELCNVLHRQILTRDELLVQLLCMEILKQSIQAAKEDLQIKREQHLAQNKNNDNTDNAHLQTEIENLGEGGEGGEIVPGTSHVYAVLEVCLCVFVRQIPSMNPSVASKLSTIQFKQELAAKSSTSQSFFSILAEDNGMLVASGLQCVEELTALCSPKGALTILPTIVFMTTSIMREIANKSAIDTTILASTGAVQASLHTLKSVCTDRLAKHETVSADWMEILQSALATIIDMTKTAGDEEERKVDEVTMLLAIAVFILHTPASVVSAPSLQYPCINHFRQCMQSEHLSVKLKCIQTTRSIFAKADLKISTPYIHALAPRIIEGLYAETAKTPRTDMELQITLESILTVETLIELAEPQNRIQMLTLLVPVLINYLAEPTKLRTLPKYQRQLHEQSLQWLMKIGPKYPQEFKALMGQTLELRQKLETAIRNQQQSINIANKASELQARGGMAKPQKPTIKLKTDFSNFQ, encoded by the exons ATGGagaatttgccgaattttgCACGCACACCACAGTTTTTGCGTAAAGTCATCACCGAAGCGAGAag atCTTTTATTCGGAACGACGATCACGATACGAGCCACATCGACGAAGCGGACACAGAAAACGGCGCCGAACCGTATATCGATGAAATGGAACTATCTCATAGCCTAACTCTTAACGAGGGGGCGTTAAAACAATTGCCGGAACAAAAACGGCCGGTCTTCGTCTTCGAATGGCTGCGCTACTTGGAAAAAGTGCTGCCGGTTGCACAGAAATCGGACATAAAGGGTTGTCAAAAGAAGCTAGTCCAACAATTGACCGAACATATTCACGGATCACCAGGTCCGCCGACACGCAAATTAATAGCCAGCTGCTTGGCTACACTTTTCTCGGTTGGTGATACTTTTATGCTGTTCGATACGGTGAATGCTTGCAATGACATACTGAAGAACAAGGATGATTCACCTAGCTATTTACCAACAAAACT TGCCGCAATTTGTGTATTGGGTTCGATGTATGAAAAACTCGGTCGTATGATGGGTCGCTCCTATGAGGAAACGGTTCAAATTCTTATACGCACTTTGCGCAACGCTGAATCGCAGGCACGTGCCGAAATCATGATTACACTGGAAAAG GTTTGCGCAGGCATGGGGACCGCCATCTCGAACGTGCACAAGGATATTTACAAAGCGACAAAACATTGTCTCACAGATCGCGTGATGGCGGTACGTGTGGCGGCTGCCAAATGCGTGCTTGAGATGATCAATCACGCGCCTTTCCTCTATCAAACAGAGCTCGAGAGTTTGGCTTCGCTTTGTTTTCGCGCTTTTGACGGCAGCAATTATGAGGTGCGGTGTGCGGTAGCCAAATTGCTTGGCACGCTACTAGCCTTCACGCAACAACCGCCGGAGGGCTCAAACAAGAAACCAGGTCAATCCATATCTACAAAGAATCAAGCGCGTACTGTTTCATTGGACGAAGCTTTGGGCATATTAATGTCTGGCTTTTTACGTGGGGGTGTTTCATTTTTAAAGGGTACCGGCGAGATTATCAAAGGTAGTTCGAGCGTAAATCGTGAAGTGCGTGTTGGCGTCACACATTCGTATGTGGTGTTCGTACAGTTTATGGGCAGCGTCTGGCTGGAGCGAAATTTAAGCACTTTTCTAATGCATGTACTTGATTTGGTAGCAAATCCAAAAGCTGCCTCCTCACACGTCGATGCTGTGTATTCACGTAAATGTATCAACTTCATACTTCGTTCGATTATTGGTAAAATGCTTGGCGAAAAAGCACAGACATCAGCCTGCAAGGAGCTCATACACATTGTAGCTAAGCAAATGAATTCGATCGATTTCAATCCGGAGAATGCGAAGGATTCTAATCAAGAAACGCTTTTCAGTCAACACCTATTGGTATGCGCTCTCCAAGAATTGGGTTCGCTTGTGCTCGGTTTGGGCACCACAGCCCAGAGTTTGTTGCATGATCACACCCTGAACTCTATTGATGCGACTTGCGCAGTGCTCGTGCATCCATGCGCCGCAGCACGTTTAGCTGCTGCCTGGTGTTTGCGTTGTTTCTGTGTGGCGGTGCCGAGCCAAATCACGCCACTAATCGATCGTTTCGTCGACGCTATCGAGCAAATGCGTTCCTCACCTGAGGCAATAGCTGGTTACAGTGCAGCTTTGGCGTCAATTTTGGGCAGCGTACGTTACTCTCCGCTCGGCATTCCGCATACCAAAGGCAAAGTAGTATTCAATACGGCTGAGGAACTATTGCGCTCAGCATCCCAAAATAGTCGCATGTCCCTGAATCGTACACAAGCGGGTTGGCTGCTAATCGGTGCCATAATGACGCTTGGTTCACCGGTTGTTAAAGGCTTGTTACCACGTATGCTATTGTTATGGCGCAACTCTTTTCCGCGTTCCAATAAGGAGCTTGAATCGGAGAAAGCGCGCGGTGATGCTTTTACCTGGCAGGTAACTTTGGAGGGACGTGCTGGTGCACTCTCTGTGATGCACAGTTTCCTGCTAAATTGTCCAGATCTGGTGACAGAGGATATAACACGGCGCCTGCTCACTCCCATCGAGAGTGCGCTCGCCATGCTGGTGAA CCTCTCATCGGTTTTGAAAAGTTATGGCACGCAGTTGAAGGCGCCCGCAGCTATGGTGCGTTTGCGGCTATATGAGACGCTTTCTCTGCTGCCACCGAACGTATTGGAGTCATCGTATACACATCTGCTGCGCATGCTTGTAGCCGAGTTCACACTCTCTGAAAATCCAGCTAACACAACGAACTCTTTGTTACGTGCACTTTGTCATGGAGATGATTCTATTATTTTGGGCACTTGGCTGCAAGAGACAGATCATCGAACTATTGAGGACCAG CTGCAGCCGAACAGCGCTGCCGGGTCGGGTGCGCTTGAGCATGATCATTGCTGCTTATATCGTCCACCAATCGGTGGCTTGGTGGGCACTGCCGCTATCGTCGCTGTCTCCAATGCACACGTAAACAAAGTCGATCAATGTCCTGGACCCTTGCCATTGGGCGTTGCTGTCATCGACATGTCCGTCACGCTGTTTGGTCTAATCTTTCCGAAAGTGGCTAATAAACATCGCCTGCAAATGCTGGAACATTTCGCCGAGTGTATACGTCAAGCGAAGAGTAGCCGTCAAGAAGCAGTACAGatgaatatttttactgcaatgcTGAGCGGTTTAAAGGGTCTTACCGACAGCAAGAGCGGCATTGGTCAGGAGGATGTAAAGAAGAGTGCTACGAATTTGGTTGTTGCCGCTTTGGTAAGCACCAATTCCACACTACGTTGCGCCGCCGGTGAAGCAATTGGACGCATGGCGCAAGTTGTAGGTGACTCGCGCTTTACCGCCGAATTGGCGCAAAATTCATTTGACAAATTGAAGTCGGCACGTGATGTTGTTACGCGCACTGGCCATTCACTTGCTTTGGGCTGCTTGCATCGCTACGTTGGCGGCATGGGCTCGTCACATCATTTGAACACCAGCGTTTCGATACTGTTGGCATTAGCGCAAGATATTTCGTCACCGGTGGTGCAGGTTTGGTCGCTGTACGCATTGGCGCTCATCGCTGACTCTGGCGGGCCAATGTTTCGTGGTTATGTGGAGGCAACATTATCATTGTGTTTGAAGTTATTGCTCGCTGTGCCGCAGTCCAATGTCGATGTGCACCAGTGCATCGGCCGTGTTTTAAATGCACTCATTACAACCGTGGGCCCAGAATTGCAG AGCAACAACGGCGTCGTTGGAGCCATGCGTTCATCTTTCCTGTGTGCGTCTGCCATTATGCAAGCACATACCGATCCACTTGTGCAGGCCGAGGCAACCGGTTGTTTGCAGCAGTTGCATCTCTTCGGTCCGAAATATGTTAATTTGAGTTCACTGGTGCCAACCTTGGTCAAAACGCTCTCGAGTAACTACTTAATGCTGCGTAAAGCAGCTGTATCTTGTCTGCGCCAGTTGTCGCAGCGCGAGGCTAAAGAAGTGTGCGAACTGGCGCTTACCATGACGCCGGAGCAATGTCCTGGCATTACAATCACTGAGTATGGGCTTCCGGGCGTACTCTTTGCAATGCTAGATACCGAAACCGATGCGGAAATGTTGAAGAATATACATGACACATTAACGTCCATGCTACAGATGTTGGCTTCCGATAATTTAAGCTCGTGGTTGAGTTtgtgtaaaaatgtattaacaGTAGCCGTTGAGGGTACCTCACTACAGGACGAGACGAGTGGCATAAAGAACGATGCTATTAATAGCAAGTCCAGCGGTAGTAATGACAACGCAAATAGAGGTGAAcgcgatgatgatgacgatgaggAAGAAGATTATGATGACGTAACCGAGTACCATGCTGAGGAGAATACCTCTACACATCCGGCAGTACAGCCGCGATGGCCGACGCGCGTTTTTGCAGCGCAGTGCGTCCGTAAAATCATAGCCACTTGTGAAGCGGCCAATCCAATACATCTGGACTTGATACAGGCTAAGGAGATGCAAATGATAAAATCACGTGGCGACTATCTGATATTACATCTTGCAGAGTTAATACGCATGTCATTCATGGCAGCCACATCGGACTCTGATCAACTGAGATTGGAGGGTTTACGCACTTTGCAAGAGATAATCGATCGATTCGCGAATGTGCCAGAACCAGAATTCCCAGGGCATTTGCTGCTAGAACAGTTCCAGGCGCAG GTTGGCGCCGCACTACGTCCCGCTTTCTCACCGGACACTCCTTCCCATGTTACTGCGGCCGCTTGTGAAGTTTGTTCTGCTTGGATTGGTTCTGGTGTTGCACGAGACCTTAACGATCTTCGTCGTGTACACCATTTACTGGTATCTTCCCTAGACAAACTGCACACAAAAACTAACAGCACCCAATTATACAATGAATCCATGGCAACGTTGGAGAAGTTGAGTATTCTAAAAGCTTGGGCTGAGGTGTACATTGTTGCAATGATCGGCAATGGTTCTGCGCCTGCTTCCTTGCTGCAAAAAAAACTCACATCGTCGAACGCTATAACACCTCTTACAAGTGGTCTGGATTTGGATGGCGCTGATGCGGCCGGCGGCGATTTTGGCGATTTTGAAAGCCGCGGAGAAAGTCTACTCAATTTGGTTAAACCAGAGCTGGGCAATTTGTCCACACATTGGCTAGCGGCAATGAAAGATCACGCgcttttgctattgcctgcGGAATTCCAAAGTCAATTGCCGCATGATGGGGGCGCCTTTTATACTACAGATACCATCAACTCGTCTAAACCACATTATTTGTCATCGTGGCCGCCCATTCTGTATGCAGCTTCGTTGTGGCTGAAGGACGAAGGATTTGCCGCGTACGCAAATACAAGTGCAACAGGTACTGATGGTGCCGCCTACGAAACCAACAATAACATTTCACACGGTTCACTCTCGGCCGATCGTTTTCACATGGTTTTCGGCATTTGCATGGAGGCCTTGTGTAGCACACGTACCTCGGAAAAACCGAAGAATGTCATTAGTTGCTTACAATCACTTTACACGATCTTTGATTCCGACTGGGCGCGCAAACAGTTGATTAAGAACAAAACGTTGATCATTGAACTGTGCAACGTTTTGCACCGTCAGATTTTGACACGTGATGAGCTGCTGGTACAGCTACTCTGCATGGAAATACTAAAACAGTCAATACAAGCGGCCAAGGAAGATCTACAAATAAAACGTGAACAACATCttgctcaaaataaaaataatgacaaCACCGACAATGCGCATCTGCAGACAGAAATCGAGAATTTGGGAGAAGGCGGTGAAGGAGGTGAGATTGTGCCCGGCACCTCACACGTCTATGCCGTACTGGAGGTGTGTCTTTGTGTATTTGTAAGACAAATACCCTCGATGAATCCGAGTGTGGCCAGCAAGCTCAGCACAATTCAATTCAAGCAGGAACTGGCCGCCAAAAGCAGCACATCACAATCCTTCTTCTCCATATTGGCTGAGGATAATGGTATGCTAGTTGCTAGTGGCTTGCAATGTGTCGAAGAACTAACAGCACTGTGCTCACCAAAAGGTGCACTAACAATTTTGCCAACCATCGTCTTCATGACCACATCGATAATGCGCGAAATCGCCAACAAATCGGCCATCGACACCACAATACTCGCAAGCACGGGCGCCGTACAGGCGTCTCTGCATACGCTCAAATCAGTGTGCACCGATCGCTTGGCGAAGCACGAGACAGTTTCCGCTGACTGGATGGAAATATTGCAAAGCGCTTTAGCCACTATTATCGATATGACAAAAACTGCGGGTGATGAGGAAGAGCGCAAGGTGGATGAGGTGACCATGTTATTGGCCATTGCCGTATTCATACTGCATACACCTGCGTCGGTGGTTTCTGCACCATCACTACAATATCCATGTATTAATCACTTCCGACAGTGCATGCAGTCGGAGCATTTGTCTGTGAAACTGAAATGCATACAAACTACACGTTCGATTTTCGCCAAAGCTGATCTTAAGATATCCACACCGTACATACACGCGCTTGCGCCACGCATCATCGAGGGTTTGTATGCAGAAACGGCAAAAACGCCACGCACCGACATGGAGCTGCAGATAACTCTCGAAAGTATACTAACTGTGGAGACGTTGATAGAATTGGCGGAACCGCAAAATC GCATACAAATGTTAACACTACTTGTTCCTGTACTCATAAACTATTTGGCCGAACCAACAAAGCTGCGAACATTACCGAAATACCAGCGCCAGTTGCATGAGCAATCCCTCCAGTGGTTAATGAAGATCGGTCCCAAATACCCGCAAGAGTTCAAGGCATTAATGGGCCAAACGCTGGAGCTGCGTCAGAAACTCGAAACGGCCATACGCAATCAACAGCAGTCAATTAATATCGCCAATAAAGCAAGCGAATTACAGGCGCGCGGCGGTATGGCCAAGCCGCAGAAGCCAACCATTAAATTGAAGACGGACTTCAGCAATTTCCAGTAA